In Treponema denticola, one genomic interval encodes:
- a CDS encoding ABC transporter ATP-binding protein: MSDRAVNNEKIIVAENICKSYAYYQKDAGLKGSIKNLFKRKKLYKPAVKNLSFEIAQGSITGLIGLNGAGKTTTLKMLSGLILPTEGSLTVLQYNPFEKKKEYLRQISMVMGNKSQLWWDLPAVDSFELNKTIYEVEDADYKKTLHTMIEILGVQKQVNVQVRRLSLGERMKMELIAALIHKPKLIFLDEPTIGLDIITQYNIRDFLKHYCNKYHASLILTSHNFNDIVSLCTELILINKGEKIYSDSFINFKNKFLNKKYFILKLKLLKADKIIKTLQEKGSFFAEKTAEDTVKISADSTASLDILKNISNDFIEELSDITIENISMEDVIRRLYTSTEDIL; encoded by the coding sequence ATGTCGGATCGGGCAGTTAATAACGAAAAAATTATTGTTGCAGAAAATATCTGCAAAAGCTATGCATATTATCAAAAAGATGCGGGACTTAAAGGCAGTATTAAAAATTTGTTTAAACGTAAAAAACTATATAAACCTGCGGTTAAAAATCTTTCCTTTGAAATTGCTCAAGGTTCGATAACGGGCTTAATCGGTTTAAACGGTGCAGGCAAAACGACAACACTTAAAATGTTATCCGGGTTGATATTGCCGACAGAAGGAAGCCTTACCGTCTTACAGTACAATCCTTTTGAAAAGAAAAAAGAATACCTCAGGCAAATTTCGATGGTGATGGGAAACAAGAGTCAGCTCTGGTGGGACTTGCCTGCCGTTGATTCCTTTGAGCTTAATAAAACCATTTACGAGGTTGAAGATGCCGATTACAAAAAAACGCTGCACACAATGATTGAAATACTCGGCGTACAAAAACAGGTGAATGTTCAGGTGAGAAGACTGTCTTTAGGAGAGAGAATGAAAATGGAATTGATAGCGGCTTTAATTCACAAACCGAAACTTATTTTTCTTGATGAACCGACTATAGGCCTTGATATAATTACGCAATATAACATAAGGGATTTTCTAAAACATTATTGCAATAAATATCATGCAAGCCTCATACTGACAAGTCATAATTTTAACGATATTGTTTCCCTTTGTACGGAGTTGATTTTAATAAATAAGGGAGAAAAAATATATTCAGATTCTTTTATTAACTTTAAAAATAAATTTTTAAATAAAAAATATTTTATATTAAAATTAAAATTATTGAAAGCGGATAAAATTATAAAAACCTTGCAAGAAAAAGGTAGTTTTTTTGCAGAAAAAACTGCAGAAGATACGGTTAAAATTTCTGCGGACTCAACTGCGAGTTTGGATATATTAAAAAATATTTCCAATGATTTTATTGAAGAGTTAAGTGATATTACCATTGAAAATATTTCGATGGAAGATG
- a CDS encoding ABC transporter permease encodes MKKYLLILKAYFKGSLMNLMEYKFNFISGGTFELVWLFMYLIFIDTIFIHTETVNGWDKYRMLMLTFQGGLMDSVFTFLIVPGLKRLPEMINTGTLDFILLKPLNQRFNISFNEFDIPQIKNIIINITGLMYCLIKLNIRMTPLKLLLYILLSLNGFFLIYSIMFILMSLAFWFMRMDIVMGIGSELITIGNKPMQIYPRLLQKILIFVIPLFVCFNFPILFAVKDLSIGYILYSFAASFIFFLLSNFIFKKGVRRYVGSGS; translated from the coding sequence ATGAAAAAATATCTTTTAATATTAAAAGCCTATTTTAAAGGTTCTCTTATGAACTTAATGGAATATAAGTTCAATTTTATAAGCGGCGGAACCTTTGAACTCGTATGGCTCTTTATGTATCTCATTTTTATCGATACGATTTTTATTCATACCGAAACGGTAAACGGCTGGGATAAGTACCGAATGTTGATGCTGACCTTTCAAGGGGGACTTATGGATTCCGTTTTTACTTTTTTGATAGTGCCTGGATTAAAAAGATTGCCAGAAATGATCAATACCGGCACCTTGGATTTTATATTATTAAAACCATTGAATCAGCGTTTTAACATTTCATTTAATGAGTTCGACATTCCGCAGATAAAAAATATTATCATAAATATTACCGGTTTGATGTATTGTCTTATAAAACTGAATATACGGATGACTCCTTTAAAATTATTACTGTATATTTTACTTTCGTTGAACGGCTTTTTTTTGATTTATTCGATTATGTTTATATTGATGAGTTTGGCTTTTTGGTTTATGCGGATGGATATTGTTATGGGCATAGGTTCCGAGCTGATTACCATCGGAAATAAACCTATGCAGATATATCCGCGGCTGCTTCAAAAAATTCTTATCTTTGTCATTCCGCTGTTTGTATGTTTTAATTTTCCTATTTTGTTTGCCGTTAAAGACTTATCCATTGGTTATATTCTATATTCTTTTGCGGCAAGTTTTATATTTTTTTTATTATCGAATTTTATTTTTAAAAAAGGAGTAAGGCGTTATGTCGGATCGGGCAGTTAA